One genomic window of Paenisporosarcina antarctica includes the following:
- a CDS encoding DUF456 domain-containing protein: MEYIAWSLIIVCFIIGFVGLIYPIIPSVIFILGGFLLYGVFFSFAELPWWFWLIELLFVGLLFGADMMANAFGVKKFGGSKAGLWGSTIGLLIGPFVIPFVGIIIGPFIGAFIAELLITRTSIKQAIKIGFGSVIGFLTSVITKGIVQIVMIVIFFFVV, from the coding sequence ATGGAGTATATTGCTTGGAGTTTAATTATTGTCTGTTTTATCATTGGATTTGTTGGACTAATTTATCCAATTATTCCATCAGTCATCTTTATATTAGGTGGATTTTTACTATATGGTGTATTCTTCTCATTTGCTGAATTACCTTGGTGGTTCTGGTTAATTGAATTGCTTTTTGTCGGATTACTTTTTGGTGCTGACATGATGGCAAATGCATTTGGAGTCAAAAAATTTGGTGGAAGTAAAGCTGGACTTTGGGGAAGTACTATTGGATTATTAATAGGACCTTTTGTTATCCCTTTTGTAGGAATAATTATTGGACCATTTATAGGTGCTTTTATTGCTGAGTTACTAATAACACGTACATCTATTAAACAAGCAATTAAAATTGGTTTTGGCTCAGTAATTGGATTTTTAACATCAGTCATTACAAAGGGAATTGTACAAATTGTGATGATTGTGATTTTCTTTTTTGTTGTGTAG
- a CDS encoding superoxide dismutase: MAYELPQLPYAYDALEPHIDKETMNIHHSKHHNAYVTNLNNALAGHDELLSKSVEELIANLDAVPESARTAVRNNGGGHANHSLFWELLSATGGGNPSGALAEAIDTKFGSFDAFKEEFAKAATTRFGSGWAWLSLNNGELALTSTANQDSPIMEGNTPLLGLDVWEHAYYLNYQNRRPEYIGAFWNVVNWDEVSKRFEAAK; encoded by the coding sequence ATGGCTTATGAATTACCACAATTACCTTACGCGTATGACGCACTTGAACCACATATTGACAAAGAGACAATGAACATTCACCACTCGAAACACCACAATGCGTATGTAACTAACTTGAACAACGCTCTTGCAGGTCACGATGAACTTCTTAGTAAGTCAGTTGAAGAATTAATTGCAAACTTAGACGCAGTTCCTGAATCTGCTCGTACAGCAGTTCGCAATAACGGTGGAGGACATGCCAATCACTCATTATTTTGGGAATTGCTATCTGCTACCGGTGGTGGAAACCCATCTGGCGCATTAGCTGAAGCAATTGATACTAAATTTGGTAGTTTTGATGCATTTAAAGAAGAGTTTGCAAAAGCTGCTACAACTCGCTTTGGTTCTGGTTGGGCTTGGTTATCACTAAACAATGGTGAATTAGCACTAACTTCTACTGCAAACCAAGATTCGCCTATTATGGAAGGTAACACACCTTTGCTTGGTTTAGATGTTTGGGAGCATGCTTACTATCTAAACTATCAAAACCGTCGTCCTGAGTACATCGGCGCTTTCTGGAATGTAGTAAATTGGGATGAAGTTTCA